Proteins co-encoded in one Flavobacteriaceae bacterium MAR_2009_75 genomic window:
- a CDS encoding RNA polymerase Rpb6 encodes MNMNDLKNSKAPVSTKTVNRNEFDAKTDNIYEAISITAKRAIQINSEIKKELLEKLEEFATYSDSLEEVFENKEQIEVSKFYEKLPKPHALAVEEWLHDKIYHRNTEKDK; translated from the coding sequence ATGAATATGAACGATTTGAAAAATTCCAAAGCGCCCGTTTCGACTAAAACAGTCAATAGAAACGAGTTTGATGCAAAAACCGATAATATCTACGAAGCAATTTCGATAACGGCCAAGCGCGCCATTCAGATTAATTCTGAAATCAAGAAAGAGTTATTGGAGAAATTGGAGGAGTTTGCTACTTATAGCGATAGTTTAGAAGAGGTTTTTGAAAACAAAGAGCAGATCGAAGTTTCAAAATTCTACGAAAAATTACCTAAGCCACATGCTCTAGCTGTAGAGGAGTGGTTGCATGATAAGATTTACCACAGAAATACAGAGAAAGATAAGTAG
- a CDS encoding tRNA dimethylallyltransferase, producing the protein MNKLLISVIGPTAIGKTKLAIELAKHFKTEIISADSRQFYKEMNIGTAVPSVDELAQAPHHFIQHRSILDDYSVGDFEREALNRLDTLYQKKDIVIMVGGSGLYVNAVTKGLDNFPTVKAEIRLELNERLEKNGISSLQELLKTKDFEYYKKVDLDNPHRLIRALEICIGTGRPYSSFLNSEKKKRRFETITVGLTAERQTIYDRINERVGLMVDEGLIKEVRNLIDYQHLNALQTVGYRELFKYFKGDWSLEFAISEIQKNTRRFAKRQMTWFKKNEQTLWYEFDTSFNQIQNDIEKLL; encoded by the coding sequence ATGAACAAATTACTAATATCAGTCATAGGTCCCACGGCAATCGGAAAGACAAAACTTGCCATTGAGCTTGCGAAGCATTTTAAAACGGAAATTATATCTGCTGATTCAAGGCAATTCTATAAGGAAATGAATATCGGTACCGCCGTACCTTCGGTTGATGAATTGGCCCAGGCTCCGCACCATTTCATTCAACACCGCAGCATTCTAGACGATTATTCCGTTGGTGATTTTGAACGGGAAGCACTTAATCGGCTTGATACACTTTATCAAAAAAAAGATATTGTTATCATGGTAGGTGGTAGCGGCTTATACGTAAATGCAGTCACCAAAGGGCTTGATAATTTTCCTACAGTAAAAGCTGAAATACGGCTTGAGCTGAATGAGAGGTTAGAGAAAAATGGTATTTCAAGCCTACAAGAGTTACTCAAAACAAAAGATTTCGAGTATTATAAGAAAGTGGATCTCGACAATCCGCACCGTTTGATTAGGGCACTTGAAATTTGCATCGGTACGGGCCGCCCTTATTCGTCATTTTTGAACTCTGAAAAGAAAAAGCGCAGGTTTGAGACCATTACCGTAGGGTTAACGGCGGAAAGACAGACCATATATGACCGTATCAATGAGAGAGTTGGTTTAATGGTTGATGAAGGACTAATTAAAGAGGTTCGAAACCTGATTGACTATCAACACTTAAATGCATTGCAAACTGTGGGATACAGGGAGTTATTCAAATACTTTAAAGGAGATTGGTCGCTGGAGTTTGCCATCTCAGAGATTCAAAAGAATACAAGAAGGTTCGCCAAAAGGCAAATGACCTGGTTCAAAAAAAATGAACAAACACTTTGGTATGAATTTGATACTTCTTTTAACCAAATACAAAACGATATAGAAAAACTGCTATGA
- a CDS encoding two-component system phosphate regulon sensor histidine kinase PhoR, with amino-acid sequence MNKRLFVLLVILMSLSLIGIIFVQSFWIKQSVDDKEEQFSNAVIDILNEVTEKIERRERRDYSERYLSQIDSMGVEAKTTPVRNFLFIDKDLNSNEIRTYSHGILEEDYNIASTFFDNSDSGDTTTIKNYTSKRTSMVFKENFDLDGKNISLTPIEKIEKIGGLTSLEKAAFDDMFMEYAKKVPIHKRVSKQEIELLLNRELNDRNMDIEYEYGIYSRGLPTKVKSRKFKFSQSTIYEADIFKDSEGETNFSLLINFPKKKRFLISSIMGMAFLSLLFILVIVASYSGAIYQLIRQKQISEIKSDFINNMTHEFKTPIATINLAVEAIKNPKIIDDKEKIHRYLGMIRDENKRMHAQVENVLRISKLEKNQLDISKDRVDLHDIIQDAIAHVELIVADRGGFIENNLAAPRSEVLANEMHFTNVVVNILDNAIKYSPNAPQVNISTEVAKNFIILKIQDHGAGMSKAVLKKVFEKFYREHTGDLHNVKGHGLGLAYVKNIVDDHQGEVYAESEKGKGSTFYIKLPLI; translated from the coding sequence ATGAATAAGAGGTTGTTTGTTCTTTTGGTGATTTTGATGAGCCTCTCCTTGATCGGAATTATTTTCGTTCAAAGCTTTTGGATAAAGCAGTCGGTAGATGACAAAGAAGAGCAATTTTCTAATGCGGTAATCGATATTTTAAATGAGGTTACCGAAAAAATAGAAAGGCGTGAAAGACGCGATTATTCTGAAAGATATTTAAGTCAGATAGACAGTATGGGGGTAGAGGCAAAAACTACACCCGTACGTAATTTCTTGTTTATCGATAAAGATTTGAATTCGAACGAAATTCGAACCTATTCTCACGGTATACTTGAAGAAGATTATAATATAGCATCAACGTTCTTTGACAACAGCGACAGTGGAGACACTACTACTATAAAAAACTATACCAGCAAGCGTACCAGCATGGTCTTCAAAGAGAATTTTGATCTTGATGGTAAGAATATATCGTTAACGCCAATTGAGAAAATTGAGAAGATAGGAGGGTTGACCTCTTTAGAAAAAGCGGCATTTGACGATATGTTTATGGAGTATGCCAAAAAAGTACCGATTCATAAAAGAGTTTCAAAGCAAGAGATAGAATTACTTCTAAATCGAGAGCTTAATGACCGAAATATGGATATTGAGTATGAATACGGTATTTATAGCAGAGGCCTGCCCACCAAGGTGAAATCTAGAAAATTCAAGTTTTCTCAGAGCACGATTTATGAAGCCGATATTTTTAAGGATAGTGAGGGTGAGACGAATTTTTCTTTACTCATAAACTTCCCGAAGAAAAAACGCTTTTTGATCAGTTCGATAATGGGAATGGCATTTTTGTCATTATTGTTCATTTTGGTAATCGTAGCATCTTATTCCGGAGCTATCTATCAATTGATTCGTCAGAAACAGATTTCTGAGATAAAATCTGACTTTATCAATAACATGACCCATGAGTTCAAAACACCTATTGCGACGATAAACCTGGCCGTTGAGGCGATTAAAAATCCGAAAATAATAGATGACAAAGAAAAGATTCATCGTTATTTGGGCATGATTCGTGATGAAAATAAACGTATGCATGCACAGGTTGAAAATGTTTTGCGAATATCGAAGCTTGAGAAGAATCAATTGGATATTAGTAAGGATAGGGTAGACCTTCACGACATAATACAAGACGCCATTGCTCACGTCGAGTTGATTGTAGCCGATCGCGGTGGTTTTATCGAAAATAATTTGGCCGCACCCCGTAGTGAAGTTCTTGCTAATGAAATGCATTTTACAAACGTTGTTGTTAATATTCTTGATAATGCTATAAAGTATTCCCCCAATGCGCCCCAAGTGAATATATCTACGGAAGTGGCCAAGAATTTTATAATACTTAAAATTCAAGATCATGGGGCGGGTATGAGTAAAGCAGTTCTGAAGAAGGTGTTCGAGAAGTTTTATCGAGAACATACGGGTGATCTTCATAACGTTAAAGGGCATGGTTTAGGCCTTGCTTATGTAAAAAATATTGTAGATGACCATCAGGGTGAGGTCTATGCAGAGAGTGAAAAAGGAAAGGGAAGTACTTTCTATATAAAATTGCCTTTAATTTAA
- a CDS encoding phosphopantothenoylcysteine decarboxylase/phosphopantothenate--cysteine ligase: MLGGKNILLGITGGIAAYKTTFLVRLLIKAGANVKVILTDSASSFVSPLTLATLSKNPVLSTFINEDEGATDWNNHVELGLWADMMLIAPATANTLSKMANGTCDNLLLASYLSAKCPVFFAPAMDLDMYQHPSSKSSFEKLRSFGNIMIPATSGELASGLHGEGRMAEPEDIVSFIKEYISQGLPLSGKKVMITAGPTYEAIDPVRFIGNHASGLMGYELARTAANLGAEVILVSGPTHMELNHDLVEIKKVVSAEEMFDCAHANYKSMNIVICAAAVADYRPKTVADQKIKKKDSDLYLELVKTKDILLSLGEDKQNQYLVGFALETENELENAKAKLKRKNLDAIVLNSLNDKGAGFGHSTNKITFIDKNYAINSFELKSKAAVAKDIFAEILKRYHA, translated from the coding sequence ATGTTAGGCGGTAAAAACATCCTTTTAGGCATTACCGGAGGGATTGCCGCTTACAAGACTACCTTTCTCGTTCGTTTATTGATAAAAGCTGGTGCTAACGTAAAAGTAATTTTAACGGATAGTGCCAGCTCTTTTGTTTCTCCACTTACGCTAGCGACACTTTCTAAAAACCCTGTACTTTCTACATTTATTAATGAGGATGAAGGAGCAACGGATTGGAATAATCATGTCGAATTGGGGCTTTGGGCAGATATGATGTTGATAGCCCCGGCTACGGCCAATACATTGTCGAAAATGGCTAATGGTACCTGTGATAATTTACTGTTGGCGTCTTATTTATCGGCTAAATGCCCAGTGTTTTTTGCGCCAGCGATGGATTTAGATATGTACCAACATCCTTCTTCTAAGTCATCTTTTGAAAAATTACGATCGTTTGGTAATATCATGATACCGGCAACTTCAGGTGAACTGGCCAGTGGTCTTCACGGGGAAGGTCGTATGGCAGAACCCGAAGACATTGTCAGCTTTATAAAGGAATATATATCTCAAGGACTTCCATTAAGTGGGAAAAAAGTTATGATTACCGCGGGCCCGACCTATGAGGCCATTGACCCTGTACGCTTTATAGGTAACCATGCTTCAGGATTGATGGGGTATGAACTGGCAAGAACGGCAGCAAATTTGGGAGCGGAGGTCATTTTAGTTTCTGGCCCTACGCATATGGAGTTAAATCATGATTTGGTGGAAATTAAAAAAGTAGTTTCTGCTGAAGAAATGTTTGATTGCGCGCATGCTAATTATAAAAGCATGAATATTGTTATCTGTGCTGCGGCGGTGGCTGATTATCGACCCAAAACGGTAGCGGATCAGAAGATAAAGAAAAAAGATTCAGACCTGTATCTTGAGTTGGTAAAGACTAAAGACATCTTACTTTCCCTTGGGGAAGATAAGCAAAATCAGTATTTGGTAGGTTTTGCTCTAGAGACCGAAAATGAGTTGGAAAATGCAAAGGCCAAGCTGAAAAGGAAAAATCTAGATGCCATTGTGCTCAACTCTTTGAATGACAAAGGTGCCGGATTTGGTCACTCGACGAACAAAATCACATTTATAGATAAGAATTACGCTATTAATTCGTTTGAACTTAAGAGCAAGGCGGCTGTAGCCAAAGATATATTTGCCGAAATTTTGAAACGATATCATGCGTAG
- a CDS encoding gluconokinase translates to MKKPPIIFVMGVSGSGKSTIGKLLAKKLELSFFDGDDYHPEENVEKMAKEHPLNDEDRKGWLVKLNDLAKENQEQGAIIACSALKHTYRKLLRDGLEDQLKFIFLNGSFELVSKRLQQRKGHFMPPKLLRSQFEALEIPTSALSVNIEDSPKIIVENIIEKLDDHWA, encoded by the coding sequence ATGAAAAAGCCACCGATTATATTTGTAATGGGCGTCTCAGGCTCGGGAAAAAGCACTATTGGAAAGTTATTGGCCAAAAAATTGGAACTCAGTTTTTTTGATGGCGATGATTATCACCCTGAAGAAAATGTCGAAAAGATGGCCAAGGAGCACCCTCTAAATGACGAAGACCGGAAAGGTTGGCTCGTCAAGCTGAATGATTTAGCAAAAGAAAATCAAGAACAAGGTGCTATCATTGCATGCTCGGCCTTAAAACATACGTATAGAAAGTTATTGCGCGACGGACTAGAAGACCAACTAAAATTTATTTTTTTGAATGGTTCATTCGAATTGGTTTCAAAAAGGCTACAGCAGCGAAAAGGTCATTTTATGCCACCGAAATTGCTGCGCTCACAATTTGAGGCCCTAGAAATACCCACATCGGCATTGTCGGTGAATATTGAAGACAGTCCGAAAATAATTGTAGAAAACATCATCGAAAAACTTGATGACCATTGGGCATAA
- a CDS encoding enoyl-[acyl-carrier-protein] reductase [NADH], translated as MSYNLLKGKKGIIFGALDENSIAWKTAERIHEEGGTFVLTNAPVAMRLGQIKQLAEKTGSEIIPADATSEEDLANLVSQSMEILGGKIDFVLHAIGMSINVRKGRSYTDEKYDFTTKGWDVSALSFHKVLQSLYKADAMNDWGSIVALTYMAAQRVFPDYNDMADNKAYLESVARSFGYFFGKEKNVRVNTISQSPTPTTAGQGVKGFDGFINYAEKMSPLGNATALECADYTVTLFSDLTKKVTMQNLFHDGGFSNTGVSKEVIEQFS; from the coding sequence ATGTCTTATAACTTACTAAAAGGAAAGAAAGGAATTATTTTTGGAGCTTTGGACGAGAATTCCATAGCGTGGAAAACTGCTGAAAGAATTCATGAAGAAGGAGGAACTTTTGTTCTTACCAATGCCCCGGTGGCCATGCGATTGGGTCAAATTAAACAATTGGCGGAAAAGACCGGATCTGAGATAATTCCGGCCGATGCTACGAGTGAAGAAGATTTGGCAAATTTGGTTAGTCAGTCTATGGAAATTTTAGGTGGTAAAATCGATTTTGTACTTCATGCCATTGGTATGTCTATCAATGTTAGAAAAGGTCGATCTTACACCGATGAGAAGTATGATTTTACAACTAAGGGTTGGGATGTCTCCGCACTTTCTTTTCATAAGGTTCTGCAAAGCCTATACAAAGCAGATGCCATGAATGATTGGGGTAGTATAGTTGCCCTAACTTATATGGCGGCACAGCGTGTTTTTCCAGATTACAACGATATGGCCGATAATAAGGCCTACTTAGAATCTGTTGCCCGAAGTTTTGGCTATTTCTTCGGTAAAGAGAAGAATGTTCGTGTAAATACCATTTCACAATCTCCGACCCCAACCACTGCTGGTCAAGGGGTGAAAGGGTTTGATGGGTTTATTAACTATGCAGAAAAAATGTCACCCTTGGGTAATGCTACGGCATTGGAATGCGCCGATTATACGGTAACTCTTTTCTCAGATTTGACCAAGAAGGTTACTATGCAGAATCTTTTTCATGATGGCGGATTTTCGAATACCGGTGTCAGTAAAGAAGTCATCGAGCAATTCTCGTAG
- a CDS encoding YbbR-like protein, protein MLLIQKIKNGLKKRKVKIFLIFLLCSALIWFINSLSRSYVNNSVFDLEYVNVPEGFLFESASKSEIDVKLRAGGFQFLRFNFINKKVFIDLTELEKKASTFYASPLVYRKQIEKQLPGNMSLLEIDNDTLFFQMLAVKSKKVPIKPRVELNLVKNYLLDGKMTVSPDSVTITGPAVEIDTIEFVNSEKIQLPDMASNFSKDVDLLQSPELENTTYSKYRVTLSGEIARFSEKVFKLPIHKVNFPKGVQVKTFPEEVQLLCKAKISRLKELDESDFKVIVDYRSHENSNSNEIELKLTKRPEGVHSAKLMEKEVEFLLKRE, encoded by the coding sequence ATGTTGCTGATACAAAAGATTAAAAACGGTCTTAAAAAACGCAAGGTCAAGATATTTCTAATATTCTTACTTTGCTCAGCCTTGATTTGGTTTATCAATAGCCTTTCAAGGTCATATGTTAATAATTCAGTCTTTGATTTAGAATATGTTAATGTGCCCGAAGGTTTCTTGTTTGAAAGTGCCTCGAAGTCAGAAATAGATGTTAAGTTAAGGGCTGGGGGTTTTCAATTTTTGCGTTTTAATTTTATTAATAAAAAAGTATTTATTGACCTCACGGAATTAGAGAAGAAGGCCTCTACCTTCTATGCTAGCCCGTTAGTGTATCGTAAACAAATTGAGAAGCAGCTACCGGGAAATATGTCTCTTTTAGAAATCGATAATGATACGTTATTTTTTCAAATGTTAGCGGTCAAATCTAAAAAAGTACCTATAAAGCCAAGGGTAGAGTTAAATCTAGTGAAGAATTATCTTTTAGATGGTAAAATGACGGTTTCCCCTGATTCTGTTACTATTACAGGGCCTGCTGTAGAAATCGATACCATTGAATTCGTAAATAGTGAAAAAATACAGCTTCCCGATATGGCATCAAACTTTTCAAAAGATGTCGATTTACTGCAGTCTCCCGAATTGGAGAATACTACATATTCGAAGTATAGGGTAACTCTAAGTGGTGAAATAGCGCGATTTTCAGAAAAGGTTTTTAAACTTCCTATTCACAAGGTCAATTTTCCCAAAGGGGTCCAGGTCAAAACTTTTCCTGAAGAGGTACAACTTTTATGTAAAGCTAAAATTTCTAGGCTTAAAGAGCTTGATGAAAGTGATTTTAAAGTAATTGTGGATTATAGATCACATGAAAACTCCAACTCAAATGAAATTGAGCTCAAATTGACCAAAAGGCCAGAAGGTGTGCACAGTGCAAAGCTTATGGAAAAAGAGGTAGAATTTTTACTGAAGCGCGAATGA
- a CDS encoding DNA replication and repair protein RecN: MLTNLSIKNYALIDNLNVSFESGFTCITGETGAGKSILLGGLALVLGKRADLSSLRDKETKCIIEAEFQIDKYGLKPFFKTNDLDYEAITIVRREIHPNGKSRAFINDTPVTLGVLTELGDNLIDVHSQHQTMRLTDTDFQLKVIDALADNRGILVDYKSRLIKFKRTSKELEDLIELQRATIKEHDYNSFLLQELEAAPLKIGIQEELEEQYEQLNNVENIIELLAGGHQLLSDEQAGVVNLLTELKQVANKLSAYGSQYVELNKRIESLFIEADDIANEFQYLQEATEADPQALEEINIKLQQLYDLQKKHGVQEVSELVEIKVDLAEKVDAAENIESDISKKEAEVENERKELLSLAKQLSERRSKVLPKLKRQLEESLKTLGMASATFNIGLHTVQEFKNNGSDELTFLFSANKGGSYGELKKVASGGELSRIMLTIKAILAKYENLPTMMFDEIDTGVSGEISNRMGEIMQAMSENMQVFSITHLPQVASKGNHHYKVFKVEEASVTRTKMKKLNADERIVELAEMLGGKDISDSAMAHARQLLN; this comes from the coding sequence GTGCTAACAAACCTTTCTATAAAAAATTACGCTTTAATTGATAACTTGAACGTATCATTTGAAAGCGGCTTTACGTGTATCACGGGAGAGACCGGAGCGGGTAAATCTATCTTGCTGGGCGGTCTTGCCTTAGTTTTGGGGAAACGTGCTGATTTGAGCTCTCTGCGTGACAAAGAAACAAAATGTATTATCGAAGCCGAATTTCAAATCGATAAGTATGGTTTAAAGCCTTTCTTCAAGACCAATGATTTAGATTATGAAGCTATAACCATTGTAAGGCGTGAAATTCATCCGAATGGAAAATCGAGGGCATTTATAAACGATACACCGGTAACGTTGGGCGTCTTGACCGAATTGGGCGATAATTTGATCGATGTACATTCTCAGCATCAGACCATGCGCTTGACCGATACTGATTTTCAGTTAAAGGTAATCGATGCATTGGCAGACAATCGTGGTATTCTAGTCGATTATAAATCTCGACTGATTAAGTTCAAGAGGACATCTAAAGAACTGGAAGATCTTATCGAATTACAAAGGGCGACCATAAAAGAGCATGATTACAATAGTTTTTTACTGCAGGAGCTAGAAGCAGCGCCTCTCAAAATTGGGATTCAAGAAGAACTTGAAGAGCAGTATGAACAGTTGAACAATGTCGAAAATATAATTGAACTACTTGCCGGCGGTCACCAATTACTAAGTGATGAACAAGCTGGTGTGGTCAATCTCTTGACCGAATTGAAGCAAGTGGCGAATAAATTATCCGCTTATGGTAGTCAATATGTAGAATTAAATAAACGAATAGAATCTCTGTTTATCGAGGCAGATGATATAGCGAACGAGTTTCAATATCTACAAGAGGCCACTGAAGCAGACCCGCAGGCTTTAGAAGAAATCAATATTAAACTTCAGCAATTGTACGATTTACAGAAAAAGCACGGAGTGCAAGAAGTCTCAGAATTGGTTGAAATAAAGGTAGATCTTGCCGAGAAAGTAGATGCGGCGGAGAACATCGAATCAGATATTTCGAAGAAAGAAGCTGAAGTAGAAAACGAGAGAAAAGAGCTGCTGTCGTTGGCGAAACAGTTAAGTGAAAGACGAAGCAAAGTATTGCCCAAATTAAAACGACAGCTAGAAGAGAGCTTAAAAACCCTTGGTATGGCAAGCGCTACTTTTAATATTGGTTTACATACGGTTCAAGAGTTCAAAAATAATGGTTCAGATGAGCTGACCTTTCTTTTCTCGGCCAATAAAGGGGGTAGTTATGGCGAATTGAAAAAGGTGGCGTCCGGTGGAGAGTTGTCACGTATAATGTTGACTATTAAAGCGATACTTGCAAAATATGAAAACCTGCCAACCATGATGTTCGATGAAATTGATACTGGGGTTTCCGGTGAAATATCTAACCGAATGGGAGAAATAATGCAAGCGATGAGCGAGAATATGCAAGTTTTTTCTATTACACATTTACCACAGGTGGCATCGAAGGGCAATCACCATTATAAGGTTTTCAAAGTAGAGGAAGCATCCGTTACACGCACCAAAATGAAAAAGCTGAATGCCGATGAAAGAATAGTGGAGTTAGCTGAAATGTTGGGAGGTAAGGATATTTCTGATTCTGCAATGGCCCATGCCCGACAATTATTGAACTAG
- a CDS encoding DNA-binding response OmpR family regulator — METINKKILLVEDDPNFGIVLKDYLSMNDFDVTLAKNGMEGFEKFKKDNYDICILDVMMPYKDGFTLAKEIREKNENVPIVFLTAKTMKEDVLKGYKAGADDYLNKPFDSEVLLMKLKAILQRKASNTLADSKKFEFQIGNFHLNSKLRFLKYKEEESIKLSPKENELLRLLALHENDLMPRELALTKIWRDDNYFTSRSMDVYIAKLRKYLKLDDTVEILNIHGEGFRLVVKDEEK, encoded by the coding sequence ATGGAAACTATAAATAAGAAAATACTATTGGTTGAAGATGATCCGAATTTTGGGATTGTGCTGAAGGATTATTTGTCTATGAACGATTTTGACGTTACATTGGCAAAGAACGGAATGGAAGGTTTTGAGAAGTTCAAAAAAGATAACTACGATATTTGCATTTTAGATGTAATGATGCCTTACAAAGACGGGTTCACTTTGGCGAAGGAAATTCGTGAGAAAAATGAAAATGTGCCAATTGTATTTCTTACCGCCAAAACAATGAAAGAAGATGTGCTGAAAGGATATAAGGCGGGCGCAGACGATTACCTGAATAAGCCTTTTGATTCTGAAGTGCTACTTATGAAGCTTAAAGCGATTCTTCAAAGAAAGGCATCTAATACATTAGCAGACAGTAAAAAATTTGAATTTCAAATTGGTAATTTCCATTTAAATTCAAAACTTCGTTTCTTAAAATATAAGGAAGAGGAGTCAATAAAGCTTTCACCGAAGGAAAACGAATTGCTACGACTTTTGGCACTGCATGAAAATGATTTAATGCCCAGAGAGTTGGCGCTTACCAAAATATGGAGAGATGATAATTACTTTACCTCTCGAAGTATGGATGTTTATATAGCCAAATTGCGTAAATATTTGAAACTCGATGATACCGTTGAAATTTTAAACATTCATGGAGAAGGGTTCCGCTTGGTAGTGAAAGATGAAGAGAAATAA
- a CDS encoding dephospho-CoA kinase — protein MITVGLTGGIGSGKTTVAGMFEDLGIPVYNSDKQAKKLMNTSQEVVSAIKKLLGDEAYYLDEIDRGYIAKKVFNDDELLGELNAIVHPAVRQHFIEWRANQNVSYVIQESALIFEIGSQDFYDKIILVTAPENVRIARVLHRDNQTSEKDVKARIDNQLSDSEKMISSHFVIENLDLKLTKAKVREIHHQLLREYQ, from the coding sequence ATGATTACAGTGGGTTTAACTGGCGGTATAGGCAGTGGTAAGACCACCGTTGCCGGCATGTTCGAAGATTTAGGTATTCCTGTATACAATTCTGACAAGCAGGCCAAAAAGCTTATGAATACTTCTCAAGAGGTGGTTAGTGCCATTAAGAAATTGTTAGGTGATGAGGCGTATTACCTAGATGAAATAGATAGGGGATATATTGCCAAAAAAGTTTTTAATGATGATGAATTGCTAGGGGAGTTGAATGCAATTGTGCACCCCGCCGTGCGGCAACATTTTATTGAATGGAGAGCGAACCAGAATGTCAGCTACGTCATTCAAGAGTCCGCACTTATTTTTGAAATAGGATCTCAAGATTTTTACGATAAAATCATTTTGGTTACGGCACCTGAAAACGTTAGGATAGCGCGTGTTTTACATCGTGATAATCAGACTTCTGAAAAAGATGTGAAAGCGAGAATCGACAATCAACTGTCGGATAGCGAAAAAATGATTTCATCCCACTTTGTAATTGAAAACCTTGATTTGAAACTTACAAAGGCCAAAGTAAGGGAAATTCATCATCAACTTCTTCGTGAATATCAGTAA
- a CDS encoding cellulose synthase/poly-beta-1,6-N-acetylglucosamine synthase-like glycosyltransferase: protein MNLSFSFIVPVYNRPDEIEELLASLMVQTYGRPFEVVIVEDGSTISSRNRVESINNQTNSLVTISYYEKPNSGPGNSRNFGMKKAKGNYFIILDSDCILPKGYLKTVNESLQSEFVHCYGGPDAAHDSFTLVQKAINYAMTSVLTTGGIRGNKKAIGKFQPRSFNMGISKEAFEATNGFGLIHPGEDPDLTFRIWAQGYDSKLIQDAFVYHKRRIDWKKFYIQVTKFGKVRPILNKWHPNTAKITYWFPSLFLMGLFFAVLLIFVNIKLPFYLYVVYYALIFIDSLIKNRNLAIALLSLFAVSTQFFGYGLGFLKSSILINFSKSRAEVLFPELFFKPNNVADTKD, encoded by the coding sequence ATGAATTTATCTTTTTCATTTATCGTTCCGGTTTATAACAGGCCAGATGAAATAGAAGAGTTGTTAGCTAGTCTAATGGTTCAGACCTATGGTAGGCCATTTGAAGTCGTAATTGTCGAAGATGGTTCAACTATAAGTTCAAGAAATCGGGTTGAATCCATTAATAATCAAACTAATAGCTTGGTGACTATTTCTTATTATGAGAAGCCTAACTCTGGCCCCGGAAACTCCAGAAATTTTGGGATGAAAAAGGCGAAGGGCAATTATTTCATAATTCTTGATTCCGATTGCATCCTTCCAAAGGGGTATTTAAAAACCGTAAATGAATCACTTCAGTCTGAATTCGTACATTGTTATGGTGGGCCAGATGCTGCTCATGATTCGTTTACTTTAGTACAGAAGGCCATTAATTACGCAATGACTTCTGTGCTGACCACCGGCGGTATACGAGGAAACAAAAAAGCGATTGGCAAATTTCAACCCCGTAGTTTCAATATGGGAATTTCGAAGGAAGCTTTTGAGGCGACGAATGGTTTTGGTCTCATACACCCAGGTGAAGACCCTGACCTCACTTTTAGAATTTGGGCCCAGGGGTATGATTCAAAGTTGATTCAAGATGCCTTTGTATATCATAAAAGACGTATAGATTGGAAAAAATTCTATATTCAAGTGACCAAATTTGGTAAGGTTAGGCCGATACTAAATAAATGGCATCCAAATACGGCTAAAATAACCTACTGGTTTCCATCGCTGTTTCTAATGGGTTTGTTCTTTGCAGTGCTATTAATATTCGTGAATATTAAATTGCCTTTTTATTTGTATGTCGTGTATTATGCTTTAATATTTATCGATTCATTGATAAAAAACAGAAACTTGGCAATAGCCTTATTGTCCCTTTTTGCGGTAAGCACTCAGTTTTTCGGTTACGGACTCGGTTTTTTAAAATCAAGTATCTTAATTAACTTTAGCAAAAGCAGGGCTGAAGTACTGTTTCCTGAACTTTTTTTTAAACCCAACAATGTTGCTGATACAAAAGATTAA